A portion of the Cololabis saira isolate AMF1-May2022 chromosome 17, fColSai1.1, whole genome shotgun sequence genome contains these proteins:
- the mcm8 gene encoding DNA helicase MCM8, whose product MSAEQSRGGNRGRGGGGSGWRSGNRGWRGGGGGGGWRGGRGGGGSSGGWRGGGSRGGLIGPTVGTQRLPVQTTLDALCPYKGWTLYFTEGFIESAPSVVKIKVFETYFTSRIHLFDKDEIERQGSVLVDYIDLIGDKIVRQALPDIMTDLKEQPEVMLNCLGVAIHQVLTTDLEKQAAELQEEELPVDTPIINIPHISARLYNYEPLTPLRTLRASVFGRLVCVKGTVVRVSNIKPLCTRMAFRCQSCTNTLSLPLQHGKYATPTKCIQPGCRSHSFTPIRSSPLTHTVDWQIIKVQEVMGGEQRETGRIPRTVECHLTADLCDSCVPGDTVTVTGIVRVINDGVPRGNKDQCMFLLYIDATSVSNTKGQLSKTGGKGSRESLEDRSGGEEYSLKELYAIQEIQSQPDLLRLIVHSMCPAIYGHLLVKAGLALVLFGGRQKLTGKNTVPVRGDPHILIVGDPGLGKSQMLQAVCNVAPRGIYVCGNSTSTTGLTVRLSRDAGTGDYALEAGALVLADQGLCCIDEFDKLGSQQQALLEAMEQQSVSLAKAGIVSSLPARTSVVAAANPIGGHYNRAKTVSENLKMGSALLSRFDVVFLLLDIPDESHDRRLSEHVMATRAGKGRASSSIVTRTSNQLETSILLQHSNMPLSERLQIPAGESLDVIPACLLRKYISYARQYVHPTLSPEAALTLQDFYLSLRSQANSADATPITTRQLESLIRLTEARAKLELRETATKSDAEDVVEIMKHSLADTYSDGLGNLDFERSQLGSGMSQRSAAKRLVNALHVHAQRTTQKEFDLHTLRSVADKMNIKVMDFQGLLSSLNEQGFLLKKGPKLYQLQTV is encoded by the exons ATGAGTGCAGAGCAGTCAAGGGGAGGGAATCGAGGACGGGGAGGAGGTGGTAGTGGATGGAGGAGTGGAAATCGAGGctggagaggaggtggaggaggaggaggatggagaggag ggagaggaggaggaggctcaTCTGGAGGATGGAGAGGTGGTGGTAGTAGAGGAGGATTGATAGGCCCAACTGTCGGCACTCAAAGAC TCCCCGTCCAGACTACTCTCGATGCTTTGTGTCCTTACAAAGGATGGACACTCTACTTCACTGAAG GGTTCATAGAGAGTGCACCCAGTGTGGTGAAAATCAAAGTGTTTGAGACATATTTTACTTCGAGGATTCACCTGTTTGACAAG GATGAGATTGAGCGTCAGGGTAGTGTGCTGGTGGATTACATAGACCTGATTGGAGACAAAATTGTACGTCAAGCCCTTCCTGACATAATGACAGACCTGAAGGAGCAGCCGGAGGTGATGCTCAATTGTTTGGGGGTGGCCATTCATCAG GTGTTGACAACAGATTTGGAGAAgcaagctgcagagctgcaggaggaagaaCTTCCTGTTGATACACCAATCATCAACATCCCTCATATCAGTGCAAG GCTGTACAACTATGAACCACTGACTCCGCTGCGGACGCTGCGTGCCAGTGTGTTTGGCCGGCTGGTCTGTGTGAAGGGAACGGTGGTGAGAGTGAGCAACATCAAACCTCTGTGCACCAGGATGGCCTTCAGGTGCCAGTCCTGCACCAATACACTATCTCTGCCACTGCAGCATGGGAAATATGCCACTCCCACCAAG TGTATCCAGCCTGGATGTCGCAGTCATTCCTTCACCCCCATCCGCAGCTCCCCTCTCACGCACACTGTAGACTGGCAGATCATCAA GGTgcaggaggtgatgggtggagagCAGAGGGAGACTGGACGAATCCCACGCACCGTTGAGTGTCACCTGACCGCCGACCTCTGTGACAGCTGTGTCCCTGGAGACACAGTTACTGTGACGGGGATAGTCAGAGTTATCAACGATG GCGTTCCCAGAGGAAATAAGGATCAGTGCATGTTTCTCCTCTACATTGATGCTACCTCAGTCAGCAACACTAAAG GCCAGTTGTCCAAGACTGGAGGAAAAGGGTCAAGAGAGTCACTTGAAGATCGTTCAGGGGGGGAGGAGTACAGTCTGAAGGAGCTGTATGCCATCCAGGAGATCCAGTCCCAGCCTGACCTGCTCAGGCTTATTGTACA CTCTATGTGTCCTGCCATCTACGGCCATCTG TTGGTGAAAGCTGGCCTTGCTTTGGTGTTGTTTGGCGGCAGACAGAAGCTCACGGGCAAGAACACGGTTCCAGTGAGAGGTGACCCACATATCCTGATAGTGGGAGACCCCGGGTTGGGAAAGAGTCAGATGTTGCAG GCAGTGTGTAATGTGGCTCCCAGAGGAATTTATGTATGTGGAAATAGTACCAGTACCACAG GGCTAACGGTGAGGTTGTCCCGAGACGCAGGAACGGGGGATTATGCTCTGGAGGCCGGAGCTTTGGTGTTGGCTGATCAAG GTCTGTGTTGCATTGATGAGTTTGATAAGTTGGGTAGCCAACAGCAGGCTCTGTTGGAAGCCATGGAGCAGCAGTCTGTAAGTCTGGCTAAGGCTGGGATAGTCTCCTCTCTGCCTGCCAGAACATCCGTTGTGGCAGCTGCAAACCCCATTGGAGGACATTACAACAGAGCCAAGACCGTCTCTGAGAACCTGAA AATGGGTTCAGCACTTCTCTCCCGCTTTGATGTCGTCTTCCTCCTACTGGACATCCCAGATGAGTCCCATGACCGCCGCCTGTCAGAGCACGTCATGGCCACCAGGGCAGGGAAAGGCAGAGCCAGCAGCTCCATCGTCACCAGGACCAGTAATCAATTAGAGACTTCCATCCTGCTGCAACATTCAAACATGCCGTTGTCTGAGCGTTTGCAG ATCCCTGCAGGTGAAAGTTTGGACGTGATCCCGGCATGCTTGTTAAGGAAGTACATCAGCTACGCTCGTCAGTATGTTCATCCCACGCTCTCTCCCGAGGCGGCACTGACCCTTCAGGACTTCTATCTGTCACTGAGATCTCAGGCGAACTCTGCAGACGCTACGCCCATCACCACACGGCAGCTGGAGTCTTTAATTCGACTTACAGAG GCAAGAGCCAAGTTAGAGCTCAGAGAAACGGCTACAAAAAGCGATGCTGAGGATGTTGTGGAGATCATGAAACACAG CTTGGCTGACACGTATTCAGATGGTCTGGGCAATCTGGACTTTGAGCGCTCTCAGCTTGGATCTGGCATGAGTCAGCGCAGTGCTGCAAAGAGACTTGTTAATGCCCTGCATGTGCACGCTCAGAGGACCACTCAGAAGGAGTTTGATCTACACACACTTCGATCTGTGGCTGATAAAATGAACATCAAG GTTATGGATTTTCAAGGTCTCTTGAGTTCCCTGAACGAACAGGGTTTCCTGCTGAAGAAAGGGCCAAAGCTGTATCAGCTGCAGACTGTCTGA